In one Candidatus Nitronereus thalassa genomic region, the following are encoded:
- a CDS encoding sulfotransferase, with the protein MAEYTFATKTLHHLVLDNPLIKKVGFDIDCVFSRLRYTHVQAPPPVFIAGLARAGTTILLEALYSTRQFTTLTYRDMPFVTSPLIWRALTASYRHSAEKLERAHGDGLYVNFDSPEAFEEVFWMTFTGQKYVQEKWIEPQFIDEEVVENYRRFVANIIAKSEGSRSTRYLAKNNNNVLRINSLKEAFPESIIIVPFRNPFDHSRSLLAQHQQFRKIHSEDTFSLQYMNWLGHFEFGENFKPFRVSDEALPGHKDELDQLNYWLRYWKCVYEYLIQHHASNVVFFDYDEFCLDPSNCFDRLGRVLSLDPILLKPFCSQVRNDTRRGSLPVGIRTLDAQTEKVYKTLKGLSVHVNSKFEYSCADR; encoded by the coding sequence ATGGCTGAATATACTTTTGCGACAAAAACATTACATCATCTGGTTCTGGATAATCCCCTCATAAAGAAGGTTGGGTTTGATATAGATTGTGTATTTAGCAGGCTTCGATATACTCATGTTCAAGCTCCCCCTCCAGTATTTATTGCCGGCTTGGCACGCGCGGGAACGACGATTCTCCTTGAAGCCCTTTATTCAACCCGTCAATTTACAACATTGACGTATCGGGACATGCCTTTTGTAACGTCCCCACTCATCTGGAGAGCATTGACCGCAAGCTATCGTCATTCAGCTGAAAAATTAGAAAGGGCACATGGCGATGGTTTGTATGTCAATTTTGATAGCCCTGAAGCATTTGAAGAAGTGTTCTGGATGACATTTACTGGACAGAAGTATGTACAAGAGAAGTGGATTGAACCGCAGTTTATCGATGAAGAAGTGGTAGAAAATTATCGAAGATTCGTGGCGAATATTATTGCGAAAAGTGAAGGAAGCCGCTCGACTAGGTATTTGGCAAAAAATAACAATAATGTCTTGCGGATTAACAGTCTGAAAGAAGCGTTTCCTGAGTCTATTATCATCGTGCCGTTTAGAAATCCCTTTGATCATTCACGGTCTCTTTTAGCTCAACATCAGCAATTTCGAAAAATCCATTCAGAAGATACCTTTTCTTTGCAATATATGAATTGGTTAGGGCATTTCGAATTTGGAGAAAATTTTAAACCCTTCAGGGTGAGTGATGAAGCTTTGCCTGGGCATAAGGATGAGCTCGACCAACTGAATTACTGGCTTCGATACTGGAAATGTGTTTATGAGTATTTGATTCAACACCATGCCTCGAATGTTGTTTTTTTTGACTATGATGAATTTTGCCTGGATCCAAGTAACTGCTTTGATAGGTTAGGTCGGGTTTTGTCTTTAGATCCTATCCTGTTGAAACCGTTTTGTTCTCAGGTAAGGAATGACACAAGACGGGGTTCTTTGCCCGTAGGGATTCGAACCTTAGATGCTCAAACGGAAAAAGTGTACAAGACTTTAAAGGGTCTTTCCGTGCATGTGAATTCGAAATTTGAATACAGCTGTGCTGATCGTTGA
- the cysC gene encoding adenylyl-sulfate kinase yields MKNTGFTIWFTGLPSAGKSTLARVLHEILDEAGLPVEILDGDEVRQRLTKGLGFTKEDRDENIRRIAFVSKLLTRVGAIAIVAAISPYRESRERAKAEIGNFLEVYVECPLQVCMKRDVKGLYAKASRGEIENFTGISDPYEPPISPDITVQTDNILPISNVTKILEHLVAHNYIPAAMIQTFFQEEESSRNLGKAMDPNLKTQWSI; encoded by the coding sequence ATGAAAAACACTGGCTTTACCATTTGGTTTACTGGACTACCAAGTGCGGGAAAAAGCACGTTGGCTCGAGTGCTTCATGAAATCTTGGATGAAGCTGGATTGCCAGTTGAGATCCTGGATGGAGATGAAGTCCGACAGCGTTTGACAAAGGGGCTTGGGTTTACAAAAGAGGACAGAGATGAAAACATTCGGCGAATTGCTTTTGTTTCTAAACTATTAACTCGAGTTGGTGCAATTGCAATCGTCGCGGCTATTTCCCCCTATCGAGAATCCCGCGAACGCGCCAAAGCTGAAATTGGCAATTTTCTTGAAGTCTATGTGGAATGTCCACTCCAGGTCTGTATGAAACGGGACGTCAAAGGGCTCTATGCAAAAGCATCCAGAGGTGAAATCGAAAATTTTACAGGGATTTCGGATCCGTACGAACCTCCAATTAGCCCAGACATTACAGTGCAAACTGACAACATTCTACCAATATCCAATGTCACTAAAATCCTTGAACACCTTGTAGCACACAATTACATTCCAGCAGCCATGATCCAAACCTTTTTCCAGGAAGAGGAATCGTCTCGTAATCTTGGTAAAGCTATGGACCCTAACCTCAAAACCCAATGGTCCATATAA
- a CDS encoding sulfatase, with translation MIIEYQAIKTLPAPVSQQTPNVLFIVLDTVRAQSLSLYGYDRETTPRLKDFAATGARFDQALSTAPWTLPSHGSMFTGYHGHELSTNWRVPLDATYPTLAEELRNAGYLTAGFVANLEYCSYVYGINRGFIHYEDFEFSLGELAVSASLIRSIFGIPNERWFTYYELLNRKKAPDINRAFLDWLPQAKEEGRPFFAFLNYFDAHEPYLPPAPYKGMFGKDVDTLPFADLWKNYTPAEAERLQNLYDGAIAFLDFQIGELLDQLRSDGILENTIVIITSDHGEEFSEHGIPSHGHSLYGPSLNVPLIISFPPKVPRGKIVTEWVSLRDLPATIADLTNLQNPGTDQTFPGYSLARYWNDKSIQKDFPPITDPILSELRYAMYLPEWHPVSKGDMKSMVIQDLHYILRGDGKEEIYDLRKDPWETRDLSETVSGQALAACLRKQLDTTISSNTKRANLVSTIQNPDQLPLHHENSPHSCKELINGKEES, from the coding sequence ATGATAATAGAATACCAAGCCATAAAAACCCTGCCCGCTCCAGTGTCGCAACAAACCCCGAATGTTTTATTCATTGTTCTGGATACTGTCCGCGCCCAAAGCTTAAGTCTATATGGCTATGATCGAGAAACAACCCCAAGACTCAAAGATTTTGCAGCAACAGGAGCCCGATTCGATCAGGCTTTAAGCACGGCACCCTGGACCCTTCCATCTCATGGAAGTATGTTTACGGGGTATCACGGGCATGAACTCTCAACGAATTGGCGGGTTCCCCTTGACGCCACTTATCCCACCTTGGCCGAAGAGCTCCGAAACGCAGGGTATCTCACCGCCGGATTCGTGGCTAACCTTGAATACTGTAGTTATGTCTATGGAATCAATCGTGGATTCATTCACTATGAAGACTTTGAATTCTCTCTTGGAGAACTTGCCGTCAGCGCATCACTCATACGTAGCATTTTCGGCATACCCAACGAACGATGGTTCACTTATTACGAACTGTTAAATAGAAAAAAAGCTCCTGACATTAATCGCGCTTTCCTCGACTGGCTACCACAAGCAAAAGAGGAGGGCCGACCTTTCTTTGCCTTCTTAAATTATTTTGATGCACATGAACCCTATCTACCGCCAGCCCCCTACAAGGGAATGTTCGGAAAGGACGTCGACACATTGCCTTTTGCAGACCTTTGGAAAAATTACACCCCGGCTGAAGCTGAAAGACTTCAAAATTTATATGACGGGGCCATTGCCTTTTTAGATTTTCAGATTGGAGAACTTCTTGATCAGCTTCGATCTGACGGCATCCTGGAAAATACTATCGTCATCATTACATCGGATCATGGAGAGGAATTTTCTGAGCATGGAATCCCGAGCCATGGACATTCTCTCTATGGTCCATCCCTCAACGTCCCACTGATTATCTCATTCCCTCCCAAAGTTCCAAGAGGAAAAATAGTAACTGAATGGGTTTCGCTTCGTGACTTGCCAGCAACCATTGCTGATTTAACCAATCTTCAGAATCCTGGTACCGATCAGACTTTTCCTGGATATTCACTTGCTCGTTATTGGAATGATAAAAGCATTCAAAAAGATTTTCCTCCCATAACGGACCCCATCCTATCAGAACTTCGCTATGCCATGTATCTACCTGAATGGCATCCGGTTTCCAAAGGAGACATGAAATCAATGGTCATTCAAGATTTGCATTATATTCTTAGAGGTGATGGAAAAGAAGAAATCTATGACCTCCGAAAAGACCCTTGGGAAACCAGAGATCTTTCAGAAACTGTATCTGGTCAGGCCCTAGCAGCATGTCTTAGAAAACAACTGGATACCACCATATCCTCTAACACCAAAAGAGCAAATCTTGTATCAACAATACAAAACCCCGACCAATTGCCACTTCACCATGAGAATTCCCCCCATTCCTGCAAGGAACTTATTAACGGTAAGGAGGAAAGTTAG
- a CDS encoding SDR family oxidoreductase has product MKILILGATSAIAHETAKLFASDGAEFFLVARNKEKLDVVAADLLVRGARRAEEFPMDLNLFELHQQLIDIANANLSEIDIVLIAHGTLSDQNECQNNTPALIKEFNTNCLSTLSLLTHLANYFEQRRKGCIAVISSVAGDRGRQSNYIYGTGKGAVTLFLQGLRNRLAPFGVSVVTIKPGFVDTPMTAHLKKNGLFASPARIGNQIYQAILKNKNVVYTPGFWWPIMTIIKLIPENIFKKLKL; this is encoded by the coding sequence ATGAAAATTCTCATTTTAGGCGCCACTTCTGCGATTGCTCACGAAACGGCAAAGCTTTTTGCTTCAGACGGTGCAGAGTTCTTCCTAGTAGCACGGAACAAGGAAAAACTCGACGTGGTTGCAGCAGATTTACTTGTCAGGGGAGCACGACGGGCAGAAGAATTCCCAATGGATCTAAATCTTTTCGAACTACACCAACAACTGATTGATATCGCAAATGCAAACCTATCCGAAATCGATATCGTTCTCATCGCTCATGGCACCCTCAGCGACCAAAATGAATGCCAAAACAACACGCCGGCATTGATCAAGGAGTTTAATACCAATTGTTTAAGTACTCTCTCCCTTTTAACCCATCTTGCAAACTACTTCGAACAACGTCGAAAGGGTTGCATCGCGGTAATTTCTTCTGTGGCAGGAGACCGGGGACGACAGAGTAATTATATCTATGGCACCGGCAAGGGGGCCGTGACTCTTTTTCTTCAAGGTCTTCGAAATCGACTAGCGCCTTTTGGAGTTTCTGTGGTGACAATTAAACCGGGATTTGTCGATACTCCAATGACAGCCCATTTGAAAAAAAATGGACTCTTTGCAAGCCCAGCTAGGATAGGAAATCAGATATACCAGGCCATTTTGAAAAATAAAAACGTGGTATATACTCCAGGGTTCTGGTGGCCGATTATGACCATAATAAAGTTAATACCTGAAAACATTTTTAAAAAACTCAAACTTTAA
- a CDS encoding FAD-binding oxidoreductase, translating to MARYQSWGCYPKTQRQQVHPILWAHETPQFETLESSVLPHAYGRSYGDSCLNEGGILLDTISLNRLLSFDASTGILQCESGVSLQEILKVVIPHGWFIPVTPGTQFVSIGGAIANDVHGKNHHRSGTFGCHVNSMEILRSDGTRMYCSRTENPEWFRATVGGLGLTGLILRAEIQLTHIRSPWILAERLKFSHLEEFFLLSSSSEKDFEYTVAWIDCFAPENNLGRGIFIRGNHGNAANSPTHTPKSRKYLQVPCNFPSCFLNPAALKLFNALYYHSRPFSSGLKNETYEQFFYPLDSILNWNRLYGTFGFLQHQCVIPPEHQKEGIYALLAKIKNSGQGSFLAVLKQFGSISSPGLLSFPRPGTTLALDFAFQGARTLDLLASLDEIVLQYGGAVYPAKDARMSASNFQRFFPQWETLIQFMDPKFSSSFWRRVTTSHISHCLMEEPSGRLLDPLSKSENTLISMP from the coding sequence ATGGCTCGATATCAATCATGGGGCTGCTACCCAAAGACCCAGCGACAGCAGGTCCACCCCATTCTCTGGGCCCATGAGACTCCACAATTTGAGACTTTGGAGTCGAGTGTGCTTCCCCATGCTTACGGAAGAAGTTATGGGGACAGTTGCTTGAACGAGGGTGGAATTCTCCTTGACACAATTTCGCTTAATCGATTGCTTTCCTTTGACGCCTCAACCGGCATCCTTCAATGCGAGTCTGGGGTCAGCCTTCAAGAAATCCTCAAGGTTGTGATCCCACATGGATGGTTCATACCGGTCACTCCGGGGACGCAATTCGTATCCATTGGAGGAGCGATTGCAAATGATGTCCATGGGAAAAACCATCATCGCTCTGGGACATTTGGGTGCCATGTGAATAGTATGGAAATACTTCGTTCCGATGGTACGCGAATGTACTGTTCGCGCACTGAAAACCCCGAATGGTTTCGCGCTACGGTCGGAGGATTGGGCCTTACCGGATTAATTTTGCGGGCTGAAATACAATTAACTCACATTCGTAGTCCCTGGATTTTAGCTGAGCGTTTAAAGTTTTCTCATCTTGAAGAGTTTTTCCTGCTGTCATCTTCTTCCGAAAAAGATTTTGAATACACAGTTGCTTGGATCGATTGCTTTGCCCCAGAAAATAATTTGGGAAGAGGGATATTTATACGAGGTAACCATGGAAATGCTGCGAATTCACCAACCCACACACCAAAATCACGCAAATACCTACAGGTTCCATGTAATTTTCCATCCTGTTTCTTAAATCCAGCTGCCCTTAAATTATTTAATGCTTTGTACTACCATTCGAGGCCTTTTTCTTCTGGGTTAAAGAATGAAACATATGAGCAATTTTTTTACCCCTTAGATTCAATCCTCAACTGGAACCGTCTTTATGGGACTTTCGGATTTCTCCAACACCAATGCGTCATTCCACCCGAGCATCAAAAAGAAGGAATTTATGCTCTACTAGCTAAAATAAAAAATTCTGGCCAAGGGTCTTTTTTGGCAGTTCTCAAACAATTTGGGTCAATCTCTTCGCCTGGTCTTCTCTCCTTTCCAAGACCTGGAACGACACTGGCCTTGGATTTTGCATTTCAGGGAGCACGCACACTGGATTTACTTGCCTCCCTGGATGAAATTGTCCTGCAATACGGTGGGGCCGTATATCCAGCCAAGGACGCAAGAATGTCTGCCTCAAATTTTCAACGTTTTTTCCCGCAATGGGAGACACTAATTCAATTCATGGATCCGAAATTTTCTTCCAGTTTCTGGCGACGAGTCACCACATCCCATATTTCTCATTGCTTGATGGAGGAACCGAGCGGAAGGCTATTAGACCCACTTTCGAAATCAGAAAATACACTTATTTCAATGCCATAA
- a CDS encoding UbiA family prenyltransferase encodes MTTTTLEPSFEKKESSPIGKDTHKLYIELDDSLLATNTFLESLLLLLKKNPFSIFQILIWTFRGFRHVHQEIAKKVHLDASNLPFRQNVIGYLREEATQGRDLVLITGWNLDIAHAVSTHLKLFSQVVLRSDLQYLSHRRHQQTTETRFDPNGLEHITPGQSERQNFEAAQTVTLVQSHDQLLHTTPKYGSIKVFYQGKTPTFSLILKALRVHQWVKNILLFFPVATAHHLFHFEQLFQASLAFVAFSFCASGLYIFNDLLDLPADRRHPKKQSRPFASGALSIKMGLWLQPVLLCFAFSISLLALPPLFSLLLGGYAITTVIYSTYLKKIAILDVLTLAGFYTVRIIAGGAAVSVPISAWLLAFSIFFFLSLAFGKRYAEIRLRKVENFQGIERRAYVGADKEILATMGTISGYMSVLVLALYINSPEVSTIYANPNFLWFICPLLLYWVSRTWLLAHRGSLDDDPLMIALKDPSSYAVGAGAVILAVLAI; translated from the coding sequence ATGACTACGACAACTCTTGAACCATCATTTGAAAAGAAGGAGTCCTCTCCTATTGGCAAGGATACCCATAAGCTCTACATAGAGTTAGATGACTCTCTCCTTGCAACAAACACGTTTTTAGAGTCTCTGTTACTGCTGCTCAAAAAGAATCCTTTTTCCATTTTTCAAATCCTGATTTGGACATTTCGAGGGTTCCGACATGTTCATCAAGAGATTGCCAAGAAGGTCCACCTTGATGCATCCAACCTTCCATTCCGCCAAAATGTCATAGGATATCTCCGCGAAGAGGCCACACAAGGCCGAGATTTAGTGTTGATTACCGGATGGAATTTGGATATTGCTCATGCAGTCTCAACACATCTCAAACTATTTTCACAAGTCGTACTCAGAAGTGACCTTCAATATCTCTCTCACCGACGACATCAACAGACAACTGAAACACGATTTGACCCAAATGGCCTCGAGCATATCACTCCTGGCCAATCCGAACGTCAGAATTTTGAAGCAGCCCAAACAGTGACATTGGTTCAATCACACGACCAATTACTACATACCACCCCAAAATACGGCTCTATCAAGGTTTTTTATCAAGGCAAGACTCCTACATTTTCTCTCATATTAAAGGCTTTACGAGTTCATCAATGGGTTAAAAACATTCTACTTTTTTTCCCTGTCGCCACAGCACATCATCTCTTTCATTTTGAACAACTTTTCCAGGCCTCTCTGGCATTTGTTGCTTTTAGTTTTTGTGCTTCAGGACTATACATTTTTAACGACTTACTTGACCTTCCTGCGGACAGACGACATCCCAAAAAGCAATCGCGCCCCTTTGCTTCAGGAGCCCTTTCAATAAAAATGGGGCTCTGGCTTCAACCTGTGCTTCTTTGTTTTGCTTTTTCCATTTCTTTACTCGCACTCCCGCCACTGTTCTCTCTCCTTTTGGGCGGATACGCAATAACGACCGTGATCTATTCCACCTATCTTAAGAAAATCGCCATTCTTGACGTTCTAACACTCGCCGGATTTTATACCGTACGCATTATCGCAGGAGGCGCTGCCGTTTCCGTTCCTATTTCAGCATGGCTATTAGCTTTTTCCATATTTTTCTTTCTCAGCCTAGCATTTGGGAAACGTTACGCCGAAATACGACTTCGAAAAGTGGAGAATTTTCAAGGCATTGAACGCAGGGCCTATGTAGGGGCCGACAAAGAAATCCTTGCAACAATGGGAACGATAAGCGGCTACATGTCAGTTCTAGTCCTTGCTCTTTACATCAATAGTCCAGAGGTCTCCACTATATACGCAAATCCAAACTTCTTATGGTTCATTTGCCCCTTACTTCTGTATTGGGTCAGTCGAACATGGCTTCTGGCTCACCGAGGAAGTTTAGATGATGATCCACTTATGATTGCCCTGAAAGACCCAAGCAGTTATGCAGTAGGAGCGGGGGCAGTAATCTTGGCTGTATTAGCCATTTAA
- a CDS encoding glycosyltransferase family 87 protein has product MDKIKIPSMNIRSIIQRPTFNGISLPCFVFLATLIIGWNVLLTYLMIDKLNMNDFGKFFYSIVAYLQGGEMYGPNPGTFIVINPQFGQQFWNLNPPHFHLPLLPLGHMAPEIALTIWGILNLIGLVASLHFIGKELHMTPTPRQSRVLFIGFLAFCGTGAFFLTGQLSFLLLFPITISWIQARNTQWAKAGLSLGLACAIKPFLLIFAPYFLIKKEYKAFANLLFICIVSYITGILVLGQEIYWQWIEKLRLVDWSWASMNASLHGLLSRIFQENPSFALAFDSSNTVNFLWLALSGLIATSTFFIIYKDQSKYSVDRAFALLLISAILISPLGWIYYLFFPLGPLTAIIYQRGKTLQGTPLPAITYQVEARNGLVAFAAVGFILPLQFTVLFQPAAWATITIGSIYCWCTLAVWATLLLDWHIETSTQTEPNYPEQKEFNSLSGSIPEMGLLSSILHRNSKQLDCQEAGSIERNAI; this is encoded by the coding sequence ATGGATAAAATTAAAATACCCAGTATGAATATTCGATCAATCATTCAACGTCCTACCTTCAATGGGATATCTCTACCATGCTTCGTATTTCTCGCCACTCTCATCATAGGCTGGAACGTGCTACTTACCTATCTGATGATTGATAAACTTAACATGAATGACTTTGGTAAATTTTTCTACTCCATCGTTGCCTATTTACAGGGTGGGGAAATGTATGGACCTAATCCTGGTACATTTATTGTGATTAATCCCCAGTTTGGCCAACAATTTTGGAATCTTAACCCACCTCACTTTCACCTACCACTTCTCCCTCTTGGGCACATGGCCCCGGAGATAGCATTAACCATTTGGGGCATCCTCAACCTTATAGGTCTTGTCGCAAGCCTACACTTCATTGGAAAAGAATTGCATATGACCCCTACCCCAAGACAAAGCCGTGTTTTGTTTATTGGATTTTTAGCTTTTTGCGGGACAGGGGCATTTTTTTTAACGGGACAACTGTCATTCCTTTTACTTTTCCCCATAACAATAAGTTGGATTCAAGCAAGAAACACCCAATGGGCAAAAGCAGGACTTTCATTAGGGTTGGCCTGTGCCATTAAACCCTTTCTGCTCATCTTTGCTCCATATTTCCTAATAAAGAAAGAATATAAAGCCTTCGCCAACCTCCTTTTTATTTGCATAGTTTCCTACATCACTGGGATTTTGGTACTTGGGCAAGAGATATATTGGCAGTGGATCGAAAAACTCAGATTGGTAGATTGGTCATGGGCGTCCATGAATGCTTCGCTTCACGGGCTACTTAGTCGGATATTTCAGGAAAACCCGAGTTTTGCTTTGGCATTCGATTCCTCAAATACCGTAAACTTTTTATGGTTGGCGTTATCAGGCCTCATCGCAACAAGCACATTCTTCATTATATATAAAGATCAATCAAAGTATTCCGTAGATAGGGCATTTGCCTTATTACTAATCTCGGCCATTCTAATTTCCCCGCTAGGATGGATTTATTATTTATTCTTTCCCCTTGGTCCACTCACGGCCATAATTTACCAACGTGGAAAAACTTTACAGGGAACTCCTCTTCCTGCCATCACATATCAAGTAGAGGCAAGAAACGGATTGGTTGCGTTTGCTGCAGTGGGATTCATACTTCCCCTACAATTTACAGTTTTATTCCAACCCGCCGCTTGGGCAACGATTACCATAGGGTCTATTTATTGTTGGTGCACCCTGGCAGTTTGGGCGACGCTTCTACTTGATTGGCACATCGAAACTTCCACTCAAACAGAACCCAACTACCCAGAACAAAAAGAGTTTAACTCGCTATCGGGGTCCATACCTGAGATGGGATTATTGTCAAGCATTCTTCATAGAAACTCTAAGCAATTAGATTGCCAGGAAGCTGGTTCCATCGAGAGGAATGCGATATGA
- a CDS encoding DUF362 domain-containing protein, whose protein sequence is MSWSSLNPNLWTRRELLRTILAGGLLVSSGISFAEWINRPTLKARTFIGQASTYSEDIRSVIISGFQELGITPSEIKGKRILLKPNLVETHQGASHINTHPLVVRGAIEAFLSFGALEVMVGEGPGHRRDTLDVIETSGLGDILYEDKIQFLNLNYESGRATPNLGNKTKLQRLTFPRVFDSVDWIVSIAKLKTHHWAGATLSMKNLFGVMPGIYYGWPKNVLHQAGITNSILDINATLQPHFAIVDGIVGMEGDGPIMGTPIHSGVLVMGRNLPAVDATCARLMKIDPHRVEYLAKASNWLGPIHEEHITQVGNPISELHKSFSLLDHIPAHQGIRLA, encoded by the coding sequence ATGTCTTGGTCTTCACTGAATCCTAACCTCTGGACACGACGGGAACTCCTTCGCACGATCCTTGCTGGTGGGCTTCTCGTTTCTTCTGGGATATCGTTCGCTGAATGGATAAATCGACCAACACTTAAAGCTCGAACTTTCATTGGTCAAGCCAGTACTTATAGCGAAGATATTCGCTCGGTGATCATCTCTGGCTTTCAGGAGCTGGGAATTACGCCTTCTGAAATAAAAGGCAAACGTATTCTTTTGAAGCCTAATCTTGTTGAAACACATCAAGGAGCCAGCCACATCAACACCCACCCATTAGTTGTTCGAGGAGCCATCGAGGCTTTTCTTTCATTCGGGGCATTAGAAGTTATGGTCGGGGAAGGACCTGGTCATCGACGTGACACCCTTGATGTCATAGAAACCTCAGGACTGGGAGACATCCTTTACGAGGACAAAATTCAATTCCTGAACCTGAATTATGAAAGTGGAAGGGCTACCCCAAACTTGGGCAACAAAACGAAGCTTCAGAGGCTCACTTTTCCTCGCGTGTTTGATTCGGTTGATTGGATCGTATCTATTGCAAAGCTCAAAACCCACCATTGGGCCGGCGCCACACTATCCATGAAAAACCTATTTGGAGTCATGCCTGGAATTTACTACGGCTGGCCCAAAAATGTTCTACATCAGGCTGGCATCACCAATTCGATTCTGGATATCAATGCGACCCTACAACCCCACTTTGCCATCGTTGATGGTATCGTGGGAATGGAGGGCGACGGACCTATTATGGGCACACCTATTCATTCTGGAGTCCTTGTGATGGGTCGCAACCTTCCTGCAGTCGATGCTACCTGCGCTCGTTTAATGAAAATTGACCCTCACAGAGTCGAGTATCTCGCTAAAGCCTCCAATTGGTTAGGTCCGATACATGAGGAACATATCACACAAGTGGGTAATCCCATTTCTGAATTACATAAATCATTTTCACTTCTTGATCATATTCCTGCACACCAAGGAATACGATTGGCATAG
- a CDS encoding prenyltransferase/squalene oxidase repeat-containing protein, whose protein sequence is MEILLNELRTRIRPNGGFLFTTQGEDRPDATAWGTIILSHFKHDAQVLQRSRDYLTSFQMPDGRVSLSPDHPESFWPTPISILAWETSKSHHVSREKAIQFLLNSSGEHWIKNPETPLGHDPSLKGWPWIGHTHSWVESTAMAMTALHNVGFSDHPRLKEATSMILDRQLSHGGWNYGNTMVFEQELKPSPEDTGAALSALAGRISRIHISKSLEFLQTEFTRLRTPIAVGWSLLGLNAWNETPPDATTRIHDTWKHRERFGGYDTPSLCLLLAPLIAPHGLNNLINAEVSSQTSTATLASM, encoded by the coding sequence GTGGAAATTCTTCTCAATGAACTTCGCACTCGAATCCGTCCTAACGGAGGGTTCCTGTTCACTACTCAAGGTGAGGATCGTCCGGATGCTACGGCCTGGGGCACCATCATCCTTAGTCACTTTAAACACGACGCACAAGTCCTCCAACGCTCCCGAGATTACTTAACCTCCTTTCAAATGCCAGACGGTCGGGTAAGTCTTTCTCCCGATCACCCCGAATCTTTTTGGCCAACCCCAATTTCAATTTTGGCTTGGGAAACATCGAAATCCCATCATGTGTCGCGAGAGAAAGCCATCCAATTTCTACTAAATTCCTCAGGAGAGCATTGGATAAAAAATCCTGAAACACCTTTAGGCCATGACCCCTCTTTAAAGGGATGGCCCTGGATTGGCCATACCCACTCATGGGTCGAGTCTACAGCCATGGCCATGACGGCCTTACATAATGTTGGCTTTTCCGATCATCCCAGATTAAAGGAAGCCACAAGTATGATCTTGGATCGTCAATTATCCCATGGGGGGTGGAACTATGGAAATACAATGGTTTTTGAACAAGAGCTCAAACCCTCACCCGAAGATACGGGTGCGGCACTGTCGGCTTTGGCTGGGAGAATTTCCAGGATTCACATTTCTAAAAGTCTTGAATTTTTACAGACCGAATTCACACGCCTTCGAACGCCGATTGCAGTAGGATGGAGCCTTCTGGGTCTTAACGCTTGGAATGAAACTCCCCCCGATGCCACAACACGCATTCACGATACATGGAAACATCGAGAACGATTTGGAGGATACGATACACCGTCTTTATGTTTGCTATTGGCCCCATTGATCGCTCCCCACGGTCTTAATAACCTAATCAACGCTGAGGTTTCTTCTCAAACTTCGACTGCCACTTTGGCGAGCATGTAA
- a CDS encoding Flp family type IVb pilin, protein MTNSVMQFIRDEEGATALEYGLLAALIAAAIVTAVTQLGTTVSNTFNSIANDMAAATAS, encoded by the coding sequence ATGACGAATTCTGTCATGCAGTTTATTCGGGATGAAGAAGGGGCTACCGCTCTTGAGTACGGATTGTTGGCTGCTCTTATTGCTGCCGCGATTGTGACAGCAGTGACTCAATTAGGTACCACGGTGTCTAATACCTTCAACTCCATTGCCAACGATATGGCGGCTGCTACGGCCAGCTAA